Proteins from a genomic interval of Vibrio casei:
- the galE gene encoding UDP-glucose 4-epimerase GalE has product MKVLVTGGLGYIGSHTCVQLIENGHTPVVMDNLSNSKALVLNRIEALTGQRPSFHLGDVRDEAFLDSIFAQHQIDAVIHFAGLKAVGESVSKPLEYYDNNVNGSLVLARSMRKAGVKNIIFSSSATVYGDPQQVPITEDSPTGATTNPYGRSKYIVEQCLSDLFTAEDDWSITLLRYFNPVGAHPSGTLGEDPQGIPNNLMPFIAQVAVGRRDKLAVFGDDYPTPDGTGVRDYIHVMDLADGHLAALNALTNKSGLHIYNLGTGKGSSVLDMVNAFSAACGHPVAYEIHPRRAGDIAECWASTAKAEQDLGWKATRDIAQMSADTWHWQSNNPQGYDELEK; this is encoded by the coding sequence ATGAAAGTATTAGTGACAGGTGGTTTGGGCTATATCGGCAGCCATACTTGTGTTCAGTTAATCGAAAATGGCCACACACCAGTGGTGATGGATAACTTATCCAATAGTAAAGCACTGGTTCTGAATCGCATTGAAGCCTTAACCGGGCAGCGTCCGAGCTTTCATTTAGGCGATGTGCGTGATGAAGCATTTCTTGATTCTATTTTTGCTCAGCATCAAATCGATGCCGTGATCCACTTTGCGGGCTTAAAAGCGGTCGGGGAGTCAGTTTCCAAGCCATTGGAATATTACGATAACAACGTCAACGGCTCTTTAGTGTTGGCGCGTAGTATGCGCAAAGCGGGCGTGAAGAACATCATTTTTAGCTCATCTGCTACCGTGTATGGCGATCCACAACAAGTACCCATTACCGAAGACTCTCCAACCGGAGCTACCACAAACCCTTACGGCCGCAGCAAATATATTGTTGAACAATGCTTGAGTGATTTGTTTACCGCAGAAGACGATTGGAGCATTACGCTACTGCGTTACTTCAACCCTGTTGGTGCGCATCCTTCTGGCACTCTGGGTGAAGATCCACAAGGTATTCCGAATAACCTAATGCCATTTATCGCACAAGTTGCAGTCGGTCGTCGTGACAAACTGGCGGTGTTTGGTGATGACTACCCAACACCAGACGGCACCGGCGTTCGTGACTATATTCATGTGATGGACTTAGCCGATGGCCACCTTGCGGCGCTTAATGCCTTAACTAATAAATCAGGCTTACATATTTACAACCTAGGCACTGGCAAAGGTAGTAGCGTACTCGATATGGTTAACGCATTTTCGGCAGCATGTGGGCATCCGGTGGCTTATGAAATTCATCCGCGTCGAGCTGGAGATATTGCTGAATGCTGGGCAAGCACCGCTAAAGCAGAACAAGATTTAGGTTGGAAAGCGACCCGTGATATCGCCCAAATGAGCGCCGATACATGGCATTGGCAATCTAACAACCCGCAAGGTTATGACGAATTAGAGAAATAG
- a CDS encoding UDP-glucose--hexose-1-phosphate uridylyltransferase has product MSKVEFNPVDHPHRRYNPLTGQWILVSPHRAKRPWSGQDEKPVIDSIKPYDEGCFLCPTNTRISGDVNPDYQGTYVFQNDFAALMPDSPDAPQSANPLFKTQGVRGLSRVICFSPDHSKTLPELPLNQIRNVIDTWNEQIEELGKEYLWIQAFENKGEAMGCSQPHPHGQIWANSFLPNEIERKDKHLRDYYQQYGSNLLVDYVQSELKDGARTVVETEHWIAVVPYWAAWPFETMLLPKTHIRRMSELTDAQRDDLALAIKKLTSRYDNLFQCSFPYSMGWHYAPFFENEKIEHDCEQTDTSTEHWQLHALFYPPLLRSATVRKFMVGYEMLAESQRDLTAEQAAERLRALSDKHYKE; this is encoded by the coding sequence ATGTCCAAGGTAGAATTTAACCCCGTTGATCATCCGCACCGCCGTTACAACCCACTGACAGGGCAGTGGATTTTAGTCTCGCCACACCGCGCCAAACGCCCGTGGAGTGGTCAGGATGAAAAGCCTGTTATCGATAGTATTAAGCCTTACGATGAGGGCTGCTTTTTATGCCCAACTAACACGCGTATATCCGGTGATGTGAACCCTGATTATCAAGGCACTTATGTCTTTCAAAATGACTTTGCCGCGTTAATGCCTGATTCACCGGATGCGCCACAATCGGCTAATCCGCTATTTAAAACTCAAGGCGTGCGCGGTTTAAGTCGAGTGATTTGCTTCTCGCCTGATCACAGCAAAACGTTGCCCGAGTTACCACTCAATCAAATTCGCAATGTGATTGATACCTGGAATGAGCAAATTGAAGAGCTCGGTAAAGAGTACCTGTGGATACAAGCGTTTGAAAATAAAGGCGAGGCGATGGGGTGCTCTCAGCCGCACCCCCACGGGCAAATCTGGGCCAATAGTTTCTTACCCAATGAGATCGAACGTAAAGACAAACATCTACGCGATTACTATCAACAATACGGCTCGAATTTACTGGTCGATTACGTGCAGTCAGAATTAAAAGATGGCGCGCGTACCGTCGTCGAAACCGAGCACTGGATTGCCGTCGTGCCGTATTGGGCGGCGTGGCCATTTGAAACCATGTTACTGCCGAAAACCCACATTCGCCGCATGAGTGAATTAACCGATGCACAGCGTGATGATTTAGCGCTAGCGATTAAAAAACTCACCAGCCGTTACGATAATTTATTCCAATGCTCATTTCCGTATTCAATGGGCTGGCATTACGCGCCTTTTTTTGAGAATGAGAAGATTGAACATGACTGCGAACAAACCGACACAAGTACTGAACATTGGCAACTTCATGCCTTGTTTTATCCGCCGTTATTGCGCTCCGCCACAGTGAGAAAATTCATGGTCGGGTATGAAATGCTAGCCGAAAGCCAACGCGATCTAACCGCCGAGCAAGCCGCCGAACGCCTACGAGCCTTGAGCGATAAGCATTATAAAGAATAA
- the galK gene encoding galactokinase, translating into MTERTTQLIQAVSNAFETVLGYATKHIIQAPGRVNLIGEHTDYNDGFVLPCAIDYQTVVAAAKRDDNIVRIIAVDYDNEVNEFDISQPLEFDKDVMWVNYIRGVIDCLQKRGYQFKGADIAVSGNVPQGAGLSSSAALEVVIGQTFKVLYGLEISQQEIALNGQQAENQFVGCNCGIMDQLISAEGQRNHSLLIDCRSLETQAVSMPEDMAIVIINSNKKRGLVDSEYNTRRQQCEAAAEFFGVKALRDVTIEQFIERQADLDPVVAKRARHIITENDRTVEAATALKNHDMARLAVLMEQSHISMRDDFEITCSEVDTIVDIVKEVIGTQGGVRMTGGGFGGCVVSLVPPSLVDAVKQAVEAQYQEKTGLKETIYVCKAMDGAGEVI; encoded by the coding sequence ATGACCGAAAGAACCACTCAACTTATCCAAGCGGTATCTAATGCGTTTGAAACCGTACTAGGCTACGCCACCAAACACATCATCCAAGCGCCGGGGCGTGTAAACCTCATTGGTGAACATACCGACTACAACGATGGCTTTGTACTACCTTGCGCGATTGACTACCAAACCGTTGTTGCAGCCGCTAAACGTGACGACAATATCGTGCGGATAATTGCGGTTGATTATGACAATGAAGTGAATGAATTCGATATTTCACAACCGCTTGAGTTTGATAAAGACGTCATGTGGGTTAACTACATTCGTGGCGTGATTGATTGCCTACAAAAACGTGGCTATCAGTTTAAAGGTGCCGATATTGCAGTCAGCGGCAACGTGCCCCAAGGGGCCGGGCTGAGCTCATCTGCCGCGCTAGAAGTGGTGATCGGACAAACATTCAAAGTGCTTTATGGCCTAGAGATTTCTCAACAAGAAATTGCACTCAACGGCCAGCAAGCAGAAAACCAATTTGTCGGGTGTAATTGCGGCATTATGGATCAGCTCATTTCCGCCGAAGGGCAGCGTAACCATTCACTATTAATTGATTGCCGCTCATTGGAAACTCAAGCAGTTTCAATGCCAGAAGATATGGCGATTGTGATCATCAACTCGAATAAAAAACGTGGCTTGGTGGATAGCGAATACAACACGCGTCGTCAGCAATGTGAAGCCGCCGCCGAGTTCTTTGGCGTGAAAGCACTACGCGATGTGACGATTGAACAGTTTATCGAGCGCCAAGCCGATCTTGATCCAGTCGTCGCCAAACGTGCTCGTCATATCATCACGGAAAATGATCGTACGGTAGAAGCGGCAACAGCCCTCAAAAATCACGACATGGCACGCCTTGCAGTATTAATGGAGCAATCTCATATTTCAATGCGTGATGATTTTGAAATCACCTGTTCAGAAGTCGATACCATTGTCGATATTGTAAAAGAAGTGATCGGTACTCAAGGCGGCGTACGCATGACCGGCGGAGGCTTCGGTGGCTGCGTAGTCTCACTGGTTCCACCGTCATTGGTTGATGCAGTGAAGCAAGCCGTAGAAGCGCAATACCAAGAAAAAACAGGTTTAAAAGAAACCATTTATGTGTGCAAAGCGATGGATGGTGCGGGGGAGGTTATATAA
- a CDS encoding IS110 family RNA-guided transposase — translation MKNTSIICIDLAKSKFQAGLSNKHNILKSNKQYSESALLKFVAMHPEAIICMEACATSNYLGRYFQNQGHKVLLIPAQVVAKYRLGNKNDANDVLAIYEAANRPKVKFVAVKTIEQQDLAALLKLRESYVKRRTQLSNRIRGVAMEYAVKMPQGLNQLRKNLPVHLSDMNNDLIHIARFVLSDLYEQLIKIDENIAKVTTQLIEFAKQIPSCQLLITLPGVGWIVASGLYSRFGDASMFRFGRDASASLGLVPAHNGTGGKNVNIGISKSGDRTLRSLVVHGARAVVSNIKEKQDPLSCWIRELLKRNHPNKATIAVANKIVRMACAMLKTSQPYQPQFAN, via the coding sequence ATGAAAAATACTAGCATCATTTGCATTGATCTTGCTAAATCTAAATTCCAAGCAGGCTTATCCAATAAGCACAATATACTTAAATCAAATAAGCAATATTCTGAATCTGCACTATTGAAATTTGTTGCTATGCATCCCGAAGCTATTATTTGTATGGAGGCATGTGCCACCTCAAATTATCTTGGTCGTTACTTTCAAAACCAAGGACATAAAGTTCTGCTTATTCCTGCTCAGGTGGTTGCTAAATACCGACTGGGTAACAAGAATGATGCGAATGATGTTCTCGCTATTTACGAGGCAGCTAACCGCCCTAAAGTGAAATTTGTCGCAGTAAAAACCATTGAGCAACAAGATTTAGCAGCGTTATTAAAACTACGAGAGAGTTACGTAAAACGCAGAACTCAACTATCAAATAGAATTCGCGGTGTAGCAATGGAGTACGCTGTCAAAATGCCACAAGGCCTGAATCAGCTGCGAAAAAATCTTCCTGTTCACTTATCAGATATGAATAATGATCTCATTCATATTGCCCGCTTTGTTTTAAGTGATTTATATGAGCAGCTTATTAAAATAGACGAAAATATTGCAAAAGTGACCACTCAATTAATTGAATTTGCAAAGCAAATTCCTTCCTGCCAATTACTCATTACATTACCTGGAGTTGGTTGGATTGTAGCTAGTGGGTTATATTCTCGATTTGGTGATGCATCTATGTTTCGATTCGGTCGAGATGCTAGCGCTAGTTTAGGGCTAGTACCCGCTCATAATGGAACTGGTGGGAAAAATGTAAATATAGGTATATCTAAATCAGGAGATAGGACACTAAGGTCATTAGTTGTCCATGGAGCAAGAGCCGTAGTTTCTAACATAAAAGAAAAGCAGGATCCTTTAAGTTGTTGGATTCGTGAGCTTTTAAAGCGAAACCATCCAAATAAAGCCACAATTGCTGTCGCAAATAAAATAGTCAGAATGGCTTGCGCCATGCTGAAAACAAGCCAACCCTATCAACCACAATTCGCTAATTAA
- a CDS encoding PH domain-containing protein, which translates to MTYELQINMSTYILGFLVIFVMPIVITVGAEYGINKAITIKVIIFSLIVSTASFIAMLMQFSSSKVILNPINLEINSLLYSEVVDFKDIETIVYVEDLLPPEQNLAIRKNGIGLFGYKAGTYALKDKSRAFVQMTTAPYIFITLKDEQKSYIITSNKEVYLEILDLTKLSEKL; encoded by the coding sequence ATGACCTATGAACTACAGATAAACATGAGTACGTACATACTCGGCTTTTTAGTAATCTTTGTTATGCCAATAGTAATCACGGTAGGAGCTGAATATGGAATAAACAAAGCTATAACGATAAAAGTGATAATCTTTTCGCTTATCGTCTCTACGGCATCGTTCATAGCAATGTTGATGCAATTTTCTTCCTCCAAAGTAATCCTAAATCCAATCAACCTTGAAATTAATAGTTTATTATATAGCGAAGTGGTTGATTTTAAGGATATTGAGACCATTGTTTATGTAGAAGATTTACTCCCACCAGAGCAAAATCTCGCGATCAGGAAAAATGGTATTGGCTTGTTTGGTTACAAGGCCGGTACTTACGCTTTAAAAGATAAAAGCAGAGCATTCGTTCAAATGACAACTGCACCATACATTTTTATCACGCTAAAAGATGAACAAAAAAGTTACATCATTACCTCAAATAAAGAAGTTTACTTGGAAATCTTGGATTTAACGAAACTGTCTGAAAAGCTATAA
- a CDS encoding AraC family transcriptional regulator, whose product MQANELIRGFPDKQLITKTTTMISGYVDDFHSHPWHQIVFPLKGLLQSNIGDKCVVVPHNGMLYIPANTVHKSIAITDTQFLAIYLNPDKFVQYGDKPKSCLVNSFIKELILVLFENNTLSQSEPYITHLLMVLRDQIVVAKSYEIPLLIPTDKRLLSIFVQLKLQPDLSFTLNEWATKVGASERTLSRLCSKEFSQSFSLWRQSIRLVLSLQLLGSKKSIQEIALELGYASDSAYIYAFKKMFDQTPSKYRTEILERDSHSVIS is encoded by the coding sequence ATGCAAGCCAATGAACTCATACGAGGCTTTCCTGATAAACAACTCATAACCAAAACTACTACAATGATTTCTGGTTACGTGGATGACTTTCACTCGCACCCATGGCATCAAATAGTGTTTCCTCTTAAAGGGTTATTGCAATCAAACATTGGTGATAAATGTGTGGTAGTCCCTCACAATGGAATGCTTTATATACCCGCTAACACGGTTCACAAATCCATAGCCATTACTGATACTCAATTTTTAGCTATTTATCTTAACCCAGACAAATTTGTCCAATATGGAGATAAGCCTAAATCTTGTCTTGTAAACTCATTCATAAAAGAGTTAATACTAGTTTTGTTTGAGAACAATACCCTCTCGCAATCCGAACCCTATATCACTCATTTACTAATGGTATTGCGAGATCAAATAGTGGTGGCAAAGAGTTATGAAATACCACTACTCATTCCGACAGATAAACGTCTTTTATCTATTTTTGTGCAACTTAAGCTGCAACCTGATTTGTCATTCACATTAAATGAGTGGGCTACAAAGGTGGGAGCATCAGAGCGAACCCTATCTAGACTATGCTCGAAAGAGTTTTCCCAATCATTTTCATTATGGCGGCAAAGTATTAGGTTAGTTTTATCTCTGCAATTATTAGGCTCAAAAAAGAGCATTCAGGAAATTGCTTTAGAATTAGGATACGCTTCTGACTCTGCCTATATATACGCTTTTAAGAAAATGTTCGATCAGACACCAAGCAAATACCGCACTGAGATCTTAGAGCGCGATTCACACTCAGTAATCTCTTAA
- the tnpB gene encoding IS66 family insertion sequence element accessory protein TnpB (TnpB, as the term is used for proteins encoded by IS66 family insertion elements, is considered an accessory protein, since TnpC, encoded by a neighboring gene, is a DDE family transposase.) — MIHLTAESKILLATQPADFRCGIDGLAALCRHQLKQSPRSGTLFVFTNRRQTMLRALCYDGSGFWLINKRLSKGRFQDWPRHHQDGVTPVAAKQLKALLVGLPGWQKV; from the coding sequence ATGATCCACCTGACTGCTGAGAGTAAAATCCTGCTTGCGACTCAACCAGCCGATTTTCGCTGTGGTATTGATGGACTCGCCGCCCTGTGTCGTCATCAGCTAAAACAGTCGCCTCGTAGCGGAACCCTGTTTGTGTTTACCAACCGCCGTCAAACCATGCTTAGAGCATTATGTTATGACGGCTCTGGCTTCTGGTTAATCAATAAACGCCTGAGCAAAGGCCGCTTTCAAGATTGGCCCCGTCATCACCAAGATGGGGTGACCCCTGTCGCCGCGAAGCAGCTTAAAGCTCTGTTGGTGGGGCTGCCTGGCTGGCAAAAAGTATGA
- the tnpC gene encoding IS66 family transposase yields the protein MAQDFTDIDSEELDGLIQRVHEAKEHDLALSAEDCHILLKALKTLAALQERLSDNDITLHKLRKLVGMVKSSETMDTLLGQKNKKNKNRGQKRPKPKNTQPSTPPVKPKVTQHKLDDLKKGDSCPECQKGKLYKYEPATLLRITGQSPFVPEQHVMERLRCNACGQYFTAKLPNDVINDGEPSQKYGYSARSLMALHKFFAGAPYYRQESTQALMGIKLTASTIFDQVELVANSLQPIYNLLRVFAANAEHYYLDDTTNRILDKVPIEKPQRNGTKTRERSGVYSSGLVAGLKEGRTVVLYQTNIGHAGEFIDEILHDRGRTLAPPILMSDALSSNRPSLDYVVEHSLCNSHGRRQFAEVLNQFPDEVEQVLQWYGEIWRHDDEARELGLNAGQRLAWHKKLSLPVMEQIRNWGQAELNRGSTEENSGLGKAINYFTKHYEGLTAFCRLEGAQLDNNRAEQALKLVARNRKNALFHKTQAGASIADVIMAMIATSAEAGINVLDYFNTIQRMESEVKANPQQFLPWNYQSNI from the coding sequence ATGGCGCAAGACTTTACCGATATTGACAGCGAAGAGCTGGACGGGCTTATCCAGCGAGTGCACGAGGCAAAGGAGCACGACTTAGCACTGAGTGCGGAAGATTGCCACATCTTGTTGAAGGCATTAAAGACGCTGGCTGCCTTGCAAGAGCGTCTGTCTGATAACGATATCACCCTGCATAAATTGCGTAAGTTGGTTGGCATGGTCAAGTCATCAGAAACGATGGACACTCTACTCGGCCAGAAAAATAAGAAAAACAAAAACCGCGGTCAAAAACGTCCTAAGCCTAAAAATACCCAACCCAGCACACCACCAGTGAAACCGAAAGTCACTCAGCATAAACTGGACGATCTAAAGAAAGGCGATAGTTGCCCCGAGTGTCAAAAAGGCAAGTTATATAAATACGAGCCCGCTACGCTGTTGCGGATCACTGGGCAAAGTCCGTTCGTCCCAGAGCAACACGTTATGGAGCGGCTACGTTGCAATGCCTGTGGTCAGTACTTCACTGCCAAGTTACCTAATGACGTGATAAATGATGGAGAGCCAAGCCAGAAGTATGGTTACAGTGCCCGCAGCCTGATGGCTCTTCACAAGTTTTTTGCAGGTGCACCCTACTATCGTCAGGAGAGTACGCAAGCGCTGATGGGGATTAAACTGACCGCCTCAACCATCTTTGACCAAGTCGAGTTAGTCGCCAATAGCTTGCAACCCATTTATAACTTGTTAAGAGTGTTTGCCGCAAACGCAGAGCACTATTATTTAGATGACACGACCAACCGAATTTTAGACAAAGTCCCGATAGAAAAGCCGCAGAGAAATGGAACAAAAACCCGAGAGCGCAGTGGTGTTTACAGCTCCGGTTTAGTCGCGGGCTTAAAAGAGGGTCGTACTGTCGTGTTGTATCAGACCAATATCGGTCATGCCGGCGAGTTCATCGACGAGATTTTACATGACCGTGGCCGGACACTCGCGCCCCCGATATTGATGAGTGATGCCTTATCCAGCAACCGCCCATCGCTTGATTACGTGGTCGAACACAGTCTGTGCAACAGTCACGGACGACGGCAGTTTGCCGAAGTCCTTAATCAGTTTCCAGATGAAGTGGAGCAAGTACTACAGTGGTATGGTGAAATCTGGCGACACGATGATGAAGCCAGGGAGCTAGGACTTAACGCGGGGCAACGGTTAGCTTGGCATAAAAAGCTATCACTTCCGGTAATGGAGCAGATCCGAAACTGGGGTCAGGCCGAGCTGAACAGGGGAAGTACAGAAGAAAACAGCGGGCTTGGTAAAGCAATTAATTATTTTACTAAGCATTATGAGGGGCTGACCGCCTTCTGCCGTCTCGAGGGAGCACAGCTGGATAATAACCGAGCGGAGCAAGCACTCAAGCTAGTTGCTCGCAACCGAAAAAATGCCCTGTTCCATAAAACACAGGCTGGTGCGAGCATTGCGGATGTGATCATGGCGATGATAGCGACATCAGCCGAAGCGGGTATAAATGTGCTGGATTACTTTAATACGATACAGCGAATGGAAAGTGAAGTTAAGGCTAATCCACAACAGTTCTTGCCCTGGAATTATCAGTCCAATATCTAA
- a CDS encoding AcaB family transcriptional regulator, which translates to MNTRFGDVKEPNTNKSIKVQEDDELKNENDVHNENDNMNRFVLTVSQNRPTFNTIEIKFMTRDAVRLIDPEIIPQRKKKTFLPAIRSFDTRINKIINASRQDDPFADQVLLDTERAINHFNETITEQTNGLRSQIKALFELNEAKLKLDNNAHAFTVNVNLKNNLSTAMLWSLKHLDTMLYLVFQAEKHCVISSQQSRIYRQEAKKDFRSLLGLNSSWKNTSISREDIAQKTQRTAKAFEDNHLINLSLEVLLLDIRADSAPRITRRDNNFMSTATREKILSIYNGVTEQSDDETIDSDSIETNESSKEQATS; encoded by the coding sequence ATGAATACAAGATTCGGTGATGTGAAAGAACCTAACACTAACAAAAGCATCAAAGTTCAAGAAGATGATGAACTAAAAAATGAAAATGATGTTCATAATGAAAACGACAACATGAACAGATTTGTATTAACAGTTAGTCAAAACAGGCCAACTTTTAACACAATTGAAATTAAATTCATGACTCGTGATGCTGTGCGTTTAATCGATCCTGAGATCATCCCTCAAAGAAAGAAAAAAACATTCCTGCCTGCAATCAGGTCATTCGATACGAGAATCAATAAAATCATTAATGCTTCTCGTCAAGATGATCCATTTGCAGATCAAGTTTTACTTGATACTGAGCGTGCGATTAACCATTTTAACGAAACGATAACTGAACAAACTAATGGCCTTCGCAGTCAGATAAAAGCATTGTTTGAATTAAATGAAGCTAAGTTGAAGCTTGATAATAATGCTCATGCATTTACTGTGAATGTTAACCTAAAGAATAACCTCTCTACTGCTATGCTCTGGTCTTTAAAACATCTTGATACGATGCTTTATTTAGTCTTCCAGGCAGAGAAACACTGTGTGATATCTTCACAACAATCACGCATATACCGTCAAGAAGCAAAGAAAGATTTTAGATCTCTACTTGGCTTGAATTCGTCATGGAAGAACACTTCTATTAGTCGTGAAGATATAGCACAGAAGACGCAACGCACAGCTAAAGCGTTCGAAGATAACCATCTTATCAATTTAAGTCTTGAGGTGTTACTACTTGATATAAGAGCTGATTCTGCGCCACGGATTACACGTCGTGACAATAACTTCATGTCTACTGCAACGAGAGAGAAGATACTATCAATATACAATGGTGTTACCGAACAGAGTGACGATGAAACCATTGATAGTGACAGTATAGAAACAAATGAAAGCAGCAAAGAACAAGCTACATCTTAG
- a CDS encoding type 1 glutamine amidotransferase, with protein MHIHFIIHEYFEAPGAYEAWAKSHDHTITYSRVYEDEPLLHNVEGIDFLIVMGGPQDPVTTTEQCPHFDAKREQEVISKAIDAGKVVIGICLGSQLIGEALGGQYEHSPEREIGKFPITLTDDGLAHPLFDHFGNVLEVGHWHNDMPGLTTNAQLIAYSEGCPRQIVAYSDLVFGFQCHMELTKEVVALLIENDDLSEAAKYRFVDEPDVLLNHDYDEMNQKLHEFLDKLEGYYKSNH; from the coding sequence ATGCATATTCACTTTATTATTCATGAATATTTTGAAGCTCCTGGAGCCTATGAGGCTTGGGCAAAAAGTCATGATCATACCATCACTTATTCTCGGGTATATGAAGATGAACCTCTCCTACACAATGTTGAAGGTATCGATTTTCTGATTGTAATGGGAGGACCTCAAGACCCAGTAACAACAACTGAACAATGCCCTCACTTCGATGCTAAAAGGGAACAGGAAGTCATTTCAAAAGCCATTGACGCTGGAAAAGTTGTGATTGGTATCTGTTTAGGTTCGCAACTGATTGGTGAAGCTTTAGGGGGACAATACGAACATAGCCCAGAGCGTGAAATTGGTAAGTTTCCGATCACATTAACGGATGATGGTTTGGCACATCCGTTATTTGATCATTTTGGCAACGTTCTGGAAGTTGGTCATTGGCATAACGATATGCCAGGGCTAACAACCAATGCACAATTGATTGCGTATAGTGAAGGTTGTCCGAGACAAATAGTTGCTTATAGTGACTTAGTATTTGGTTTTCAGTGTCATATGGAGTTGACTAAAGAAGTCGTAGCGTTGTTAATTGAAAACGATGATCTAAGTGAAGCGGCAAAATATCGATTTGTCGATGAACCCGACGTATTACTCAACCATGACTATGATGAAATGAACCAAAAATTACATGAGTTTTTAGATAAGCTAGAAGGCTACTATAAATCAAATCATTAA
- a CDS encoding coiled-coil domain-containing protein, with the protein MMTKKKMDFNEMELETKVMQFAERTKPEENENENSEANKEQHEHEDVQQHRDDEDNESVITDETESNDVNNETLSSTSTNEPQEEQQRELSRSEQRAIVRENKRREQNEAKQARLNERQQKINERRETKQAKKEAKRLEREARKNDRGVVRVFAIETSKILLTSSIAIGVSFVGYEFLESKSEELQMEQRGKQQASIASLTNKVSDMQGKLENQTIQLQEFNNQLKNEQMTFKTKLEDLTLMVEQFIKNSNANDDLIKKMQSDVANNKSLTTSEIASIRRQLAALEKESIKQSEELLTQVKSTVAQAKREKVVIKPVPHSTPIKSKVQTVTALDGLELETVTQFGSNNVAVFSNRGLGAIQRLEGERIGSYIIQKISSSNVTVKGIADNETYIIKSKG; encoded by the coding sequence ATGATGACGAAGAAGAAAATGGATTTCAACGAAATGGAATTGGAAACGAAAGTAATGCAGTTTGCGGAACGAACGAAGCCAGAAGAAAACGAAAATGAAAACTCGGAAGCCAACAAAGAACAACACGAGCACGAAGACGTTCAACAACATCGTGATGATGAAGACAACGAAAGTGTAATCACTGATGAAACAGAATCGAATGACGTCAACAACGAAACCTTGTCTTCAACGTCAACGAATGAACCTCAAGAAGAACAACAGCGTGAACTTAGCCGATCTGAACAACGCGCAATTGTCAGAGAGAACAAACGCCGTGAACAGAACGAAGCAAAGCAAGCTCGGCTGAATGAACGACAACAAAAAATAAATGAACGAAGAGAAACTAAACAAGCGAAGAAAGAAGCGAAGCGTTTAGAGCGTGAGGCACGAAAAAATGATCGCGGTGTAGTTCGAGTGTTTGCTATTGAGACATCCAAAATTTTATTAACTAGCAGCATCGCAATAGGAGTTAGTTTCGTAGGTTACGAATTCTTAGAAAGTAAGTCAGAAGAATTACAAATGGAACAACGGGGAAAACAACAAGCATCGATTGCATCGCTCACGAATAAAGTGTCAGACATGCAAGGCAAGTTAGAAAACCAAACAATTCAATTGCAAGAATTCAATAACCAATTAAAGAACGAACAGATGACATTCAAAACGAAGCTAGAAGATTTAACGTTGATGGTTGAGCAGTTCATTAAGAACTCAAACGCAAATGACGACCTAATTAAAAAAATGCAGAGTGACGTTGCAAACAACAAATCATTAACGACAAGTGAGATTGCATCTATCCGTCGTCAACTTGCTGCGCTAGAAAAAGAATCCATTAAACAGAGTGAAGAACTTTTAACACAAGTTAAAAGTACGGTTGCTCAAGCGAAGAGAGAAAAGGTAGTAATCAAACCGGTGCCGCATTCGACTCCAATCAAATCGAAAGTTCAAACAGTGACAGCGTTAGATGGTTTGGAGTTGGAGACGGTCACTCAGTTTGGATCAAACAACGTCGCGGTATTTTCAAATCGAGGACTTGGGGCAATTCAAAGATTGGAAGGTGAACGAATTGGTTCGTACATCATTCAAAAAATCTCATCGAGCAATGTCACTGTGAAAGGTATTGCTGATAACGAGACTTACATAATCAAAAGTAAGGGGTAA